From a single Terriglobia bacterium genomic region:
- a CDS encoding DUF4209 domain-containing protein: MNIPDWLKEALSNYEIRTEPHGELEVFEAIRNAKKQHGDVPDDEEWDCFLAESSAFGFMTRRGEPSVWNTYFGPMAIYTLSDGTEGRNPDIAQLNENTVTHWQERATSVKNPMMSARYADLVWDLTKAITKGNPDYRFAQLAIDQYMKAVENGLYTMEMYAVHWLERAFNLAVALKDDKRAKAVITLIFVFYDFVVNPKKTGVWIFPFDCLYSRRDLLRPDEADRLIADLERMLDITSGSGKPEEFDPFGAQAAAERLAQHYRRLNDKANVERVVKQYGAAFERVSKDGSPMLAQSWLLPVIERYEQEGLKQDAERLRILSEEKGKHVGDDLKELTATFSISQAELEGFINEMLADDLDGALTRIAVNFTPNADETRKNLREISDIAPLMSLFSVVKVSPDGRPSAKVGSLEEDPDGRLHMEIGNSISTYVPFLAKVVDAVREKYAPTPQQMIQWLSKSPVFPESRREFVAEGLLAYESGDYLKSIHVLVPQVEHALRNLLVLMQIPTTKAVPRHPGITDVKSMNQVLDDERVREALTENMWRYLTVLYIDRRGLNIRNDLAHGLLEMPTFNRAIADRVFHSLLVLGLIRTVPKPHADDLGQAKTSGAAGDTGASS; encoded by the coding sequence ATGAATATCCCTGATTGGCTAAAAGAAGCCTTGAGCAATTATGAAATCCGCACAGAGCCTCACGGTGAGCTAGAAGTGTTTGAAGCTATCAGGAACGCCAAAAAGCAGCATGGCGATGTCCCAGACGATGAAGAATGGGACTGCTTTCTTGCGGAGTCATCGGCTTTTGGCTTTATGACACGGCGCGGTGAGCCGAGCGTCTGGAATACCTATTTTGGCCCGATGGCAATTTACACGCTTTCAGACGGAACCGAAGGGCGCAATCCCGATATCGCGCAGCTCAATGAGAATACGGTCACGCACTGGCAGGAGAGAGCGACATCGGTAAAGAATCCGATGATGTCTGCTCGGTATGCCGATTTGGTTTGGGACTTGACCAAAGCTATTACAAAAGGCAATCCTGATTATAGATTTGCACAGCTTGCAATCGACCAGTACATGAAGGCTGTCGAGAACGGCCTGTACACAATGGAGATGTACGCAGTGCATTGGCTTGAACGGGCGTTCAATCTGGCTGTTGCCTTGAAAGACGACAAACGCGCCAAAGCAGTAATTACGCTAATTTTTGTGTTTTATGACTTCGTTGTCAACCCCAAGAAAACAGGCGTTTGGATTTTCCCCTTTGACTGCCTTTATTCGAGAAGGGATTTGCTCAGGCCGGACGAAGCAGACCGCCTCATTGCTGATCTTGAAAGAATGCTGGATATCACATCTGGAAGTGGTAAGCCTGAAGAGTTCGACCCTTTTGGCGCTCAAGCTGCCGCAGAGCGTCTCGCCCAGCATTATCGTCGGTTAAACGATAAGGCAAATGTGGAGAGAGTTGTAAAGCAGTACGGCGCCGCGTTTGAGAGGGTATCCAAAGACGGAAGTCCAATGCTTGCCCAGTCTTGGCTTCTGCCGGTCATAGAAAGATATGAGCAGGAAGGTCTAAAACAGGACGCGGAACGACTGCGGATTCTTTCAGAGGAAAAGGGCAAACATGTCGGTGACGATCTCAAGGAACTTACTGCGACTTTTTCTATTAGTCAGGCAGAGCTTGAGGGTTTCATCAATGAAATGCTTGCAGACGATCTTGATGGTGCTCTGACCCGCATCGCTGTTAATTTCACCCCGAACGCAGACGAGACACGTAAAAACCTGCGTGAGATAAGCGATATTGCGCCTTTGATGTCGCTCTTCTCTGTTGTTAAGGTGTCACCTGACGGTCGACCATCCGCAAAAGTCGGTTCACTTGAAGAGGACCCGGATGGAAGGCTGCACATGGAAATTGGGAACTCCATCAGCACATATGTTCCGTTCCTGGCAAAGGTCGTTGACGCGGTAAGAGAAAAATATGCGCCTACACCGCAACAAATGATTCAATGGCTGTCCAAATCGCCTGTATTCCCCGAATCAAGAAGAGAGTTCGTGGCAGAAGGCTTGCTGGCCTACGAGAGCGGCGATTACCTCAAGTCGATTCACGTACTGGTTCCCCAGGTGGAACACGCGCTAAGAAATCTTCTTGTCCTAATGCAGATCCCGACAACAAAAGCCGTGCCCAGACATCCGGGCATTACAGACGTAAAGAGCATGAATCAAGTCCTGGACGATGAGCGTGTCAGAGAGGCATTAACGGAAAACATGTGGAGATATTTGACGGTGCTCTACATTGATCGGCGCGGTCTGAATATTCGTAATGACCTGGCTCATGGGCTTCTGGAGATGCCGACGTTTAACCGAGCAATTGCCGACAGAGTTTTTCACAGCCTACTTGTGTTGGGGCTAATTCGCACTGTTCCTAAGCCTCATGCGGATGACTTGGGACAAGCCAAGACATCAGGGGCAGCGGGCGATACAGGAGCATCGTCTTGA
- the aspD gene encoding aspartate 4-decarboxylase, producing the protein MDLVNLRSFETLSPFEIKDELIKLAKKTSRTTQSAFLNAGRGNPNWIATTPREGYFLLGQFAITESKRVMEHPAGIGGMPQAQGIAARLETWLAKHTDMPGASFLAAMVPFAVKNFGFEPDAFVHELVDSIIGDNYPVPDRMLVHNERITHEYLMWAMCGDPRPAGKFDLYAVEGGTAAMCYIFKSLKANRLLVPGDTIALGTPIFTPYIEMPHLEDYALNIINIEAPQENRFQFTDAELKKLEDPKIKAFFLVNPGNPTGVALSPETIAKLANLVKTKRPDLMLLTDDVYGTLVPGFRSLLGELPQNTIGVYSYSKYFGATGWRLGVIAIHEDNIFDKMIAKLPDTELRALDKRYGPITLEPRKLKLIDRIVADSRDVALNHTAGLSLPQQVMMSLFSLTELMDTEKRYQTACREIVYRRVTSLLEGLGLELPPNPFYDAYYGLIDFEFWARKNIGAEAVEYLKKNVHPLDLAFRLAEDHGIVLLNGGGFEAPDWSLRVSLANLPDEVYEEIGRGVRAIARGYRDAFEASKHREEVHEPALTT; encoded by the coding sequence ATGGATCTCGTAAATCTTCGCAGCTTTGAAACACTGAGCCCGTTTGAGATCAAGGACGAGTTGATCAAGCTCGCCAAAAAGACATCCCGGACTACGCAGTCGGCGTTCCTCAACGCCGGTCGCGGCAACCCCAACTGGATAGCAACCACGCCGCGCGAGGGCTATTTCCTGCTCGGTCAGTTTGCCATCACCGAAAGCAAACGCGTGATGGAGCATCCCGCGGGCATCGGCGGCATGCCGCAAGCCCAGGGCATTGCTGCGCGTCTTGAGACGTGGCTGGCCAAGCATACCGACATGCCAGGCGCATCTTTTCTGGCGGCGATGGTACCGTTTGCAGTGAAGAACTTCGGCTTTGAGCCGGATGCCTTCGTCCACGAACTTGTTGACTCGATCATTGGCGATAACTATCCGGTCCCTGACCGTATGCTGGTCCACAATGAGCGCATCACACATGAGTACCTGATGTGGGCGATGTGTGGTGATCCGCGCCCCGCTGGCAAGTTCGACCTCTACGCCGTTGAAGGCGGGACAGCAGCAATGTGCTACATCTTTAAATCGCTGAAAGCCAATCGTCTCCTGGTTCCCGGCGACACAATCGCGCTGGGCACGCCCATCTTCACGCCTTACATCGAGATGCCGCATCTCGAAGACTATGCCCTGAACATCATTAACATTGAGGCCCCTCAGGAGAACCGCTTCCAGTTCACCGATGCGGAGCTCAAGAAGCTGGAAGATCCAAAGATCAAAGCATTCTTCCTGGTGAATCCCGGCAATCCAACCGGCGTTGCGCTCAGCCCGGAGACGATCGCCAAGCTCGCGAACCTGGTCAAGACCAAGCGGCCTGACCTCATGCTGCTGACCGATGATGTCTACGGAACGTTGGTCCCGGGTTTCCGGTCATTGCTGGGCGAGCTGCCGCAAAACACCATTGGCGTGTATTCCTATTCGAAGTATTTCGGCGCAACTGGCTGGCGGCTCGGCGTTATCGCGATCCACGAAGACAACATCTTCGACAAAATGATCGCGAAGCTGCCGGATACTGAGCTTCGCGCGCTCGACAAACGCTACGGCCCAATAACTCTTGAGCCGCGCAAACTCAAGCTGATTGACCGCATCGTGGCGGATAGTCGCGACGTGGCGCTGAACCACACTGCCGGGCTCTCATTGCCGCAGCAGGTCATGATGAGCCTGTTCTCCCTGACCGAGCTGATGGACACGGAGAAACGGTATCAAACAGCGTGCCGCGAAATTGTCTATCGGCGCGTTACGTCCCTGCTTGAGGGCCTGGGGCTTGAACTTCCTCCGAACCCGTTCTATGACGCCTATTACGGCTTGATCGACTTTGAGTTCTGGGCGCGCAAGAACATCGGTGCGGAAGCTGTTGAGTACCTTAAGAAAAACGTCCATCCGCTCGATCTCGCCTTCCGTCTGGCTGAGGACCACGGGATCGTGCTTCTGAACGGCGGCGGATTTGAGGCGCCAGACTGGTCGCTGCGCGTCTCGCTGGCCAACCTGCCCGACGAGGTGTACGAGGAAATCGGGCGCGGCGTTCGGGCGATCGCGCGCGGCTATCGCGACGCATTTGAGGCCTCAAAGCACCGTGAAGAGGTGCACGAACCGGCATTGACCACCTAG
- a CDS encoding porin — translation MKALRLAMFLFFISLFIAVPYTSFAQAPTTAGSESGTLQQQVDLLQRQVAELQAQIKKLAGTDSVTQPSAMQAASSGQDTQQETKVSEASKDIKTEQTAGKATLDYQTSSQDQVAAPRYDNAPLDPKYPGYFRLPGTKTFMKIGGYAKSDVTFDPRPAGDQERFIPSSIPIPAPANVNNSTISVRPSRINVDFLVPTETARTLRFFLEVDFFGSSSTTPRLRHAYAQGKNLLIGQTFSNFMDIDASPDTLDFQGPNSQVFIRNPMMRYTFRLGKTTTTSISIEKPSSDVAFSTPEFKASPNTPSPDGTVQFRHDMDFGHVQLAALLRDISAFLPDGRSDSVFGWGLNLSGLFKIGKDNLTYQGAYGNGIARYINDSSGLGIDAAVISLQDPRLEAVPMFGTYGGYQHFWLPKLRSSVVYGFLQSENTAAQTPSTFHRSEYGATNLIWSPIPQLSFGTEFLYGWRVNKDNSTGNAPRIQISAKYNFMQLKSSNK, via the coding sequence ATGAAAGCACTTCGACTCGCAATGTTCTTATTCTTTATTTCATTGTTTATCGCGGTCCCGTACACCAGCTTTGCGCAAGCGCCGACGACAGCGGGATCCGAGTCTGGAACTTTGCAGCAGCAGGTGGACCTTTTACAGAGGCAGGTAGCGGAACTCCAGGCGCAGATCAAGAAACTGGCGGGAACCGATTCCGTTACGCAACCTTCCGCAATGCAAGCAGCCTCCAGCGGCCAGGATACGCAGCAGGAAACGAAAGTTTCAGAAGCCTCCAAGGACATAAAAACAGAACAGACCGCCGGTAAAGCTACTTTGGATTACCAGACAAGTTCGCAGGACCAGGTGGCAGCGCCGCGGTATGACAATGCGCCTCTGGATCCCAAATATCCCGGCTATTTCCGCCTGCCCGGAACAAAAACGTTCATGAAGATCGGCGGTTATGCCAAGAGCGACGTTACTTTTGATCCAAGGCCGGCGGGCGACCAGGAACGGTTCATCCCATCCAGCATTCCCATTCCTGCGCCTGCCAACGTAAATAACTCGACGATCTCGGTCCGTCCCAGCCGCATCAACGTGGATTTCCTTGTGCCCACAGAAACAGCGCGAACACTCAGGTTTTTCCTTGAAGTGGATTTCTTCGGATCGAGCTCCACCACGCCGCGTCTGCGCCACGCCTATGCGCAAGGAAAAAATCTTCTGATCGGCCAGACCTTCTCCAACTTCATGGATATTGACGCCAGTCCGGATACGCTGGATTTTCAAGGTCCAAACAGCCAGGTATTCATTCGTAATCCGATGATGCGGTATACCTTCCGCCTCGGCAAGACAACCACCACCAGCATTTCCATTGAGAAGCCGAGCTCTGATGTGGCCTTCTCAACCCCTGAGTTCAAAGCTTCGCCCAACACCCCCAGCCCGGATGGGACCGTGCAATTCCGCCACGACATGGATTTCGGCCATGTGCAACTTGCCGCCTTGTTGCGCGATATCTCGGCCTTCCTGCCCGACGGACGCAGCGATTCCGTTTTTGGATGGGGCCTCAATCTTTCCGGACTGTTTAAGATCGGCAAAGACAACCTCACCTACCAGGGCGCATATGGCAACGGCATTGCGCGGTATATCAATGACTCGTCAGGACTGGGCATTGATGCTGCCGTGATCAGCCTACAGGATCCCCGCCTTGAAGCCGTGCCGATGTTTGGCACCTATGGCGGGTACCAGCATTTCTGGCTGCCGAAGCTGCGTTCGTCGGTGGTGTATGGTTTTCTCCAGTCTGAAAACACCGCCGCACAAACCCCATCAACGTTTCATCGCAGCGAATACGGCGCGACGAACCTGATCTGGAGCCCGATCCCGCAATTGAGCTTTGGCACAGAATTTCTTTATGGCTGGCGGGTCAACAAAGACAACAGCACGGGCAACGCGCCCAGAATTCAAATCAGCGCAAAGTACAACTTCATGCAACTGAAAAGTTCCAACAAGTAG
- a CDS encoding aspartate-alanine antiporter family protein, translating to MVILSWFAATLRQYPEIAIFLALAIGYYVGKFTFKGIGLGAVTGTLLAGVIIGQLGITISQPLKATVFLMFLFAVGYAVGPQFVRGVAKDGMPQALFAVVQCVFCLAVPFAIVKIAGYDLGFGAGLYSGSQTISAAMGLSTDAINRLGLPGDGAKKLLDSMPVAYAVSYLFGTVGSALVIALLGPALFRIDLKKACKDYEEKQGGKKEIGGPGTAWRRWEVRAFRVQPGGKAVGLRAIEAEALFPGARLFVQRIRRNGVIEEANADTVLREGDVVAVAGAREALVNIIGERAKLVAVAGSRDIASVASSVAIEVDDPELLAVPVEGVDVYVTNKEVDGKTLAELAESPGARGVFLRKIVRGAVATSIPILPNTKIFRGDIVTVVGRTQDTNTTIKMLGVPDRATDVADVAFIGAGIAVGALIGALVWKVAGIPLTLSTAGGALISGLVCGWLRSVHPKFGRIPTSTVWFMNSVGLNIFIAVVGISAGPGFVNGLKTQGIGLFLWGALATTVPLILGMAVGKYLFRFHDALLLGIVSGARTTTASLGLVCDQGESQVPALGYTVTYAVGNTLLTIWGMVLIMLLAK from the coding sequence ATGGTCATACTAAGCTGGTTTGCTGCGACGCTCCGCCAGTACCCGGAGATTGCCATATTTCTAGCGCTCGCGATTGGGTACTACGTAGGCAAGTTCACTTTCAAAGGCATTGGCCTGGGGGCTGTCACCGGCACTCTGCTGGCTGGCGTCATCATTGGGCAGCTTGGGATCACGATCTCGCAGCCCTTAAAGGCGACGGTCTTCCTCATGTTCCTGTTTGCCGTTGGCTATGCCGTTGGGCCGCAGTTCGTTCGCGGTGTCGCTAAGGATGGCATGCCGCAAGCCTTGTTCGCGGTCGTTCAGTGTGTGTTCTGCCTGGCTGTTCCCTTCGCGATCGTCAAGATCGCGGGCTATGACCTCGGCTTTGGAGCAGGGTTGTACTCGGGGTCACAAACCATTTCCGCTGCCATGGGACTGTCAACCGATGCGATCAACCGATTAGGTCTTCCCGGTGACGGCGCTAAAAAGCTGCTCGATTCCATGCCGGTTGCCTACGCGGTGAGCTATCTGTTTGGCACCGTGGGCTCCGCGCTGGTGATTGCACTGCTTGGTCCGGCGCTGTTCCGCATTGATCTCAAGAAAGCCTGCAAAGATTACGAAGAGAAGCAGGGTGGCAAGAAGGAGATTGGCGGACCCGGTACTGCGTGGCGCCGTTGGGAAGTGCGTGCATTCCGTGTACAGCCGGGAGGCAAAGCGGTTGGTCTCCGCGCCATTGAGGCTGAGGCGCTATTTCCCGGTGCGCGTTTGTTCGTACAGCGCATACGCCGTAACGGAGTCATTGAAGAAGCAAACGCGGACACCGTATTGCGGGAAGGCGACGTGGTAGCGGTTGCGGGCGCTCGCGAAGCGCTGGTGAACATTATTGGCGAACGCGCGAAGCTGGTCGCCGTGGCAGGTTCACGCGACATCGCAAGCGTTGCCAGCTCAGTCGCAATTGAAGTTGACGATCCCGAATTGCTGGCCGTTCCGGTAGAAGGCGTGGACGTGTATGTGACCAATAAAGAAGTGGACGGCAAGACTCTTGCTGAGCTTGCCGAGTCGCCTGGCGCTCGCGGCGTCTTCCTGCGGAAGATCGTGCGCGGCGCGGTTGCCACGTCGATTCCGATTCTGCCGAATACAAAAATCTTTCGCGGTGACATTGTTACCGTGGTCGGCCGCACCCAGGACACCAACACCACCATCAAAATGCTGGGCGTACCGGATCGCGCCACTGACGTTGCTGATGTTGCATTCATCGGCGCGGGAATCGCAGTCGGAGCTCTGATCGGCGCACTGGTCTGGAAGGTAGCCGGGATACCGCTTACCCTTTCAACTGCCGGCGGCGCGCTCATCTCCGGACTCGTTTGCGGCTGGCTGCGTTCCGTGCATCCAAAGTTCGGGCGCATTCCCACATCGACGGTTTGGTTCATGAACTCCGTCGGCCTCAATATCTTCATAGCCGTGGTCGGCATCTCAGCCGGTCCTGGCTTCGTGAATGGTTTAAAGACGCAGGGCATTGGTCTTTTCCTGTGGGGCGCTCTGGCAACAACGGTACCGCTCATTCTGGGGATGGCCGTCGGCAAATACCTCTTCCGCTTCCACGATGCACTCTTGCTGGGCATCGTCTCCGGGGCGCGCACCACAACGGCCTCGCTAGGCCTGGTTTGCGATCAGGGTGAGAGCCAGGTGCCTGCGCTGGGATACACAGTAACTTACGCAGTAGGGAACACGCTGCTGACCATCTGGGGCATGGTGCTCATCATGCTCCTGGCCAAATGA
- a CDS encoding decarboxylase: MSNTTNLQNVRLDQFFTVAEARHDRWRTLLSAARAWEAAKLQNSATEAKRANVVAIFVELRQWEEFFAYPGPALLNVVRERISEGDVTGTVRLVQAISAALLTHSYRTNAADWESEEIFPGSISEKLPITGDGNTSHKPYFEVLIVSAARPETWPAFKEEFRKLRRSQDSFVYETVFVGSFEDAVLGTILNGGLEAVIISEGIPFPSAHNSPVLREFLANHLAATGIDVTSPELALSLAQGIKLIRPELDIYLLSDREVEKIAGNPEATCLRRIFYQVEEPLELHLSILDGVADRFETPFFDNLQKYAQRPIGTFHALPVARGKSIFKSNWISDMGRFYGLNLFLAESSATTGGLDSLLEPTGNIKKAQEMAARAFGADHVFFVTNGTSTSNKMVEQALLGPGDIMLVDRNCHKSHHYGAVLSGALPLYVEAYPLTQFSMYGAVPLRTIKKALLDLKAEGKLDRARMLVLTNCTFDGQIYNVERVMEECLAIKPDLIFLWDEAWFGFARFSPFYRRRTAMGAAAILEKKFKDPVYRAAYLEQVKKLGGDLNPKDETLLKTRLLANPDKVRLRVYQTNSTHKSMSSLRQGSMVLVKDQDYHTVEEQFHEAVFTHASTSPNQQIIASLDIARRQMELEGYELVNRAIQLALDLRREVNSHPLISKYFHFLGADEMIPSDFRNSGFVDYLTPGANWTTAIKALREDEFALDVTRLTLVCGTAGYDGTQFKNMLAAEYDIQLNKTSRNSVLFQTNINNTRSDVAHLIKTLVTISQAIEKKLKEAGKDEREVFAARVKSLMEDVPDLPNFSCFHDSLRENPASITSEGNMRAGFFGAYREEQCEHLKLNSPEIDRRIKEGPALVSANFVIPYPPGFPIMVPGQVITAETIGFMRKLDVKEIHGFSASLGLKLLKASFLEAAKPQSPRGPVEEKRVKGKSAA, from the coding sequence ATGAGTAACACAACAAACTTACAGAACGTCCGGCTTGACCAGTTTTTCACCGTGGCGGAAGCGCGTCATGACCGGTGGCGCACACTGCTCAGCGCCGCGCGTGCGTGGGAAGCAGCGAAGCTGCAGAATTCGGCAACGGAAGCCAAGCGCGCCAACGTGGTGGCTATTTTCGTCGAACTGCGGCAGTGGGAAGAGTTCTTTGCCTATCCCGGCCCCGCGCTATTGAACGTCGTGAGAGAGCGCATTTCTGAAGGCGATGTCACGGGCACGGTCAGGCTGGTGCAGGCCATCAGCGCCGCGCTGCTCACACACTCTTATCGGACAAACGCCGCCGACTGGGAAAGTGAAGAAATATTTCCGGGCAGCATCAGTGAGAAGTTGCCCATCACCGGCGATGGAAATACTTCGCACAAGCCTTATTTTGAAGTCCTGATTGTTTCGGCTGCGCGCCCTGAAACGTGGCCTGCTTTCAAAGAGGAATTTCGCAAGCTGCGCCGGTCACAAGACTCATTCGTGTATGAAACCGTATTTGTTGGCAGCTTTGAAGATGCTGTGCTGGGAACAATCCTGAACGGAGGTCTGGAAGCGGTCATCATTTCAGAAGGCATTCCGTTCCCGTCCGCGCACAACAGTCCTGTGCTGCGTGAATTCCTGGCCAATCATCTTGCCGCAACCGGCATTGATGTCACTTCACCGGAGCTGGCTCTTTCGCTCGCACAAGGCATCAAGCTGATTCGTCCTGAGCTGGACATCTATCTGCTGAGCGATCGCGAAGTGGAAAAGATCGCGGGCAATCCTGAAGCCACGTGCCTGCGGCGAATTTTCTACCAGGTTGAAGAACCGCTTGAACTCCATCTCAGCATCCTGGATGGCGTTGCCGACCGCTTCGAGACGCCGTTTTTTGACAACCTGCAAAAATACGCGCAGCGTCCTATCGGGACCTTCCACGCGCTGCCGGTTGCGCGCGGCAAGTCGATCTTCAAATCAAACTGGATCAGCGACATGGGCCGGTTCTATGGCCTGAATCTTTTCCTGGCGGAGTCGTCCGCAACCACCGGCGGTCTTGACAGCTTGCTGGAGCCGACCGGAAATATCAAGAAAGCCCAGGAAATGGCTGCGCGCGCCTTCGGGGCCGACCATGTATTTTTTGTCACCAACGGCACATCCACATCGAACAAGATGGTGGAGCAGGCATTGCTCGGTCCTGGTGACATCATGCTCGTGGACCGCAACTGCCATAAATCGCATCATTACGGCGCGGTCCTTTCCGGTGCTCTGCCTCTTTACGTTGAGGCATATCCGCTGACCCAGTTCTCCATGTACGGCGCGGTGCCCTTGCGCACAATCAAGAAAGCACTGCTTGACCTGAAGGCGGAAGGCAAGCTTGATCGGGCGAGAATGCTCGTCCTCACCAACTGCACGTTCGACGGCCAGATTTACAACGTGGAGCGCGTCATGGAAGAGTGCCTGGCGATCAAGCCTGATCTCATCTTCCTGTGGGATGAAGCCTGGTTCGGTTTTGCGCGCTTCAGTCCTTTCTATCGCCGTCGCACTGCCATGGGCGCGGCAGCGATTCTGGAAAAGAAGTTCAAGGACCCGGTGTATCGCGCAGCGTACCTCGAACAGGTAAAGAAGCTCGGCGGCGATCTGAATCCCAAAGATGAAACGCTGCTGAAGACGCGGCTGCTGGCCAATCCAGACAAGGTGCGTCTACGCGTTTACCAGACCAACTCCACGCATAAATCAATGTCGTCACTGCGCCAGGGGTCCATGGTGCTGGTGAAAGACCAGGACTATCACACCGTGGAAGAGCAGTTCCATGAAGCGGTTTTCACGCATGCTTCCACGTCGCCGAACCAGCAGATCATCGCTTCACTGGACATTGCGCGGCGGCAGATGGAGCTGGAAGGTTACGAGCTCGTCAACCGCGCTATCCAACTGGCGCTTGATCTGCGGCGTGAAGTCAATTCTCATCCGCTAATCTCAAAGTATTTCCACTTTCTGGGCGCGGATGAAATGATCCCTTCAGATTTCCGCAACTCCGGCTTTGTGGATTACCTCACCCCCGGCGCAAACTGGACAACGGCAATCAAGGCCCTGCGCGAAGATGAGTTTGCGCTGGACGTCACACGCCTCACCCTGGTGTGCGGCACTGCCGGCTACGACGGCACGCAGTTCAAGAACATGCTTGCCGCCGAGTATGACATTCAACTGAATAAAACCTCGCGCAACAGCGTGCTGTTCCAAACCAACATCAACAACACCCGGAGTGACGTGGCCCACCTGATCAAGACTCTGGTCACCATCTCACAGGCAATCGAGAAGAAGCTGAAGGAAGCGGGCAAGGATGAGCGTGAGGTCTTTGCGGCGCGCGTGAAGTCGCTCATGGAAGACGTGCCTGATCTCCCGAATTTCAGCTGCTTCCATGACAGCCTGCGCGAAAATCCCGCCAGCATCACCAGTGAAGGCAACATGCGGGCCGGCTTCTTTGGCGCTTACAGGGAAGAGCAATGCGAACACCTCAAGCTCAACAGCCCGGAGATTGACCGGCGCATCAAGGAAGGCCCCGCGCTGGTTTCGGCCAACTTCGTCATCCCATACCCGCCCGGGTTCCCGATCATGGTGCCCGGCCAGGTCATTACCGCTGAGACCATTGGTTTCATGCGCAAGCTCGACGTGAAGGAGATCCACGGATTTTCCGCCTCGCTGGGATTGAAGCTGTTGAAGGCATCTTTCCTTGAGGCCGCAAAACCACAGAGTCCTCGCGGCCCGGTGGAAGAGAAACGGGTCAAAGGAAAATCCGCAGCGTAA
- a CDS encoding FUSC family protein — translation MKLRKLTGAFQVAIRAALAAGISVLLAQLCRFEHPIYALIAAVIVTDLSPARTTKLGLQRLAATVVGASCGAVAGTALGAAAWAIGLSIFVAMATCHLLRASDGAKVAGYICGIVMIAHGTHPWVYAFFRLIETSLGIGVAWLLSLVPKLIHVEEPGS, via the coding sequence GTGAAATTGCGCAAGCTGACGGGCGCATTTCAAGTTGCCATACGTGCGGCGCTGGCCGCCGGCATCTCCGTGCTTCTGGCTCAGCTCTGCAGATTTGAACATCCCATCTACGCGCTCATCGCAGCGGTCATCGTGACCGATCTTTCGCCCGCCCGGACAACCAAACTCGGTCTGCAACGGCTGGCGGCTACCGTAGTTGGAGCTTCATGCGGCGCAGTCGCGGGAACGGCGCTGGGCGCGGCTGCATGGGCCATTGGCCTGAGCATCTTCGTCGCCATGGCCACATGCCATCTCCTGCGGGCTTCTGACGGAGCGAAAGTTGCGGGCTATATCTGCGGCATCGTTATGATCGCTCACGGCACGCATCCGTGGGTCTATGCTTTTTTTCGACTGATAGAGACCTCGCTGGGCATCGGTGTGGCGTGGCTGTTGAGCCTGGTGCCCAAGCTGATTCACGTTGAGGAACCCGGCAGCTAA